One segment of Brassica napus cultivar Da-Ae chromosome C3, Da-Ae, whole genome shotgun sequence DNA contains the following:
- the LOC125582988 gene encoding uncharacterized protein LOC125582988: MNRFRKKKEPSLMEELKELELLDEGEMVDIPDLEVEDLIEENTLSIIVRCLNPFVHKVGGLVKALPPIWGMEDRTQGRVVGEDRVQYTFRSENDLKFVLSKGPWFVNGWMVAMDQWTPNPQEDFLKRITFWIRIRGLPIHMLKRQVVETLLDPLGKVEAVELHAKNSNSLEYVRALVKINTEEPLQFRRIARFKSGATYPTELEYEKLLKVCYGCKRLTHDQTKCPHQILAVEEGELEGRDRAKESNLRKKLKEKETKAKESLQRPSTKGAAKGVVISGPSPSTSQARNSVKGRGNLKEDKRGKEGSEKTRSTEESTANPQSSGEYSGTKSATTEVGGQGHSPATNASGLVFNRLGGLEEVWGSKRNRGKREEPSSPADLRMKLSGASSGEKGDGKSSKGSRSPPSVFERLGSQGTITPGFTRSIEDSRTSKKRRLSSSDERNPKKARRNSSEKKKLSPSVFQRLGETRCDNEGNNQEEAHHSALVAVTTPVHSANMAAKVPVHSVQRIALESGYNLKEGLMGNTNPSRSI; this comes from the exons ATGAATAGATTTCGCAAGAAGAAAGAGCCGTCCTTAATGGAAGAGCTAAAGGAACTGGAACTTCTGGATGAAGGCGAGATGGTGGATATCCCAGATCTGGAGGTTGAGGATCTGATTGAGGAAAACACACTAAGCATTATTGTGAGATGCCTCAACCCTTTTGTGCACAAGGTAGGAGGTCTAGTAAAGGCATTACCACCCATATGGGGGATGGAGGATAGAACTCAGGGAAGGGTTGTAGGAGAAGATAGGGTTCAGTACACCTTCAGATCGGAGAACGACCTAAAGTTTGTTCTGTCAAAAGGTCCATGGTTTGTTAATGGTTGGATGGTGGCCATGGATCAATGGACACCAAACCCACAGGAAGATTTCTTAAAAAGGATAACTTTCTGGATTCGAATTAGAGGACTTCCCATCCACATGCTGAAGAGGCAAGTGGTAGAAACATTACTGGATCCTTTGGGGAAGGTCGAAGCAGTGGAGCTGCACGCAAAGAACTCTAACTCCCTAGAGTACGTAAGAGCCTTGGTCAAGATCAATACGGAAGAGCCACTGCAGTTCAGAAGAATAGCCAGATTCAAATCAGGAGCCACGTATCCAACGGAGTTGGAGTATGAAAAGCTTCTCAAAGTTTGTTATGGATGCAAAAGGCTAACGCACGACCAGACCAAGTGCCCTCATCAGATCCTCGCAGTGGAAGAAGGGGAGTTGGAAGGTAGAGATCGAGCCAAGGAATCCAACCTAAGGAAAAAACTaaaggaaaaggaaacaaaagccAAAGAGAGTCTCCAGAGACCTTCAACAAAAGGAGCTGCTAAAGGAGTGGTTATTAGTGGCCCCTCTCCCTCTACAAGCCAAGCAAGGAATAGTGTGAAAGGCCGTGGAAATCTAAAGGAGGATAAGA GAGGTAAGGAGGGCTCGGAGAAAACGAGAAGCACTGAGGAGTCCACAGCAAACCCGCAGAGCTCAGGAGAATACAGTGGGACCAAAAGTGCTACTACGGAGGTAGGAGGCCAGGGACATTCACCTGCAACCAATGCGTCTGGCTTAGTTTTCAACAGATTGGGGGGCTTGGAGGAAGTGTGGGGTTCAAAAAGGAACAGAGGAAAGAGAGAAGAACCTAGCTCTCCAGCTGATCTACGTATGAAACTAAGTGGCGCTTCTTCAGGAGAAAAGGGTGATGGCAAATCGAGTAAAGGAAGCCGTAGTCCTCCCTCTGTTTTCGAACGTCTGGGGAGCCAGGGAACTATCACACCTGGTTTTACCCGAAGCATAGAAGACTCTCGTACATCAAAGAAGAGAAGACTAAGCAGTAGTGATGAGAGAAACCCAAAGAAAGCTAGGAGAAACTCATCTGAGAAGAAGAAATTATCTCCCTCAGTATTTCAAAGGTTGGGAGAGACAAGGTGTGATAACGAAGGAAACAACCAGGAAGAAGCACATCACTCTGCTCTAGTAGCAGTGACCACTCCGGTCCATTCTGCCAATATGGCAGCCAAAGTCCCCGTCCATTCTGTCCAAAGGATAGCATTGGAAAGTGGATACAATCTGAAAGAAGGGTTGATGGGTAATACCAACCCTTCGAGGTCAATATGA
- the BNACNNG24830D gene encoding uncharacterized protein BNACNNG24830D: MKLNRGGGELGHHHEALKFSSLTFTLERPRDYLVLFTRFSILTCLIVSVSLVLRATFSSSSAPYSYGLRFPAVSQKALATPPTISTGPINISHIQFCIAGAAETWLDRSRYTSLWWSNSTRGFVWLDKPVMINKNHSDNRFSIPARVSDKSWTRFRFSSSRAAVRIARVVLDSYRLNLPDVRWFVMGDDDTVFFAENLVEALSKYDHEEMWYVGGNSESVEQDVMHDYDMAFGGGGFAISRPLAARLAAAMDGCLQRYFYFYGSDQRIAACVSEIGVAFTEERGFHQLDIRGDPYGFLSAHPLAPLVSLHHLEYLDPLFPNKTPIESLQTLVKPYTLDPHRILQQINCHDHKRQWSISISWGYSIQIYTYFLTTKDLETPLQTFKTWRSFRDGPFTFNTRPLKPDPCERPVTYFMDGAEDARGSGTKTWYSVGDKNYGHCEKSEHTRVNKVKRILVTSMKMDPEYWKKAPRRQCCELLEGGNEKEMSIRIRKCSSLEMI, encoded by the exons ATGAAACTGAATCGCGGCGGTGGAGAGCTCGGCCACCACCACGAGGCCCTGAAGTTTTCAAGCTTAACCTTCACGCTGGAGCGGCCACGTGACTACCTCGTGCTCTTCACTCGCTTCTCCATCCTCACGTGCCTCATCGTCTCCGTCTCTCTCGTTCTTCGCGCCACTTTCTCATCCTCCTCCGCACCCTACTCCTACGGTCTCCGTTTCCCCGCCGTATCTCAGAAAGCACTAGCTACACCGCCGACGATATCCACCGGTCCGATCAATATCTCTCACATCCAGTTCTGCATCGCCGGAGCAGCTGAGACCTGGCTCGATAGGAGCCGGTACACCTCTTTGTGGTGGAGCAACTCCACACGTGGATTCGTCTGGCTCGATAAACCGGTTATGATCAATAAAAATCATTCAGATAACCGGTTCTCGATTCCGGCTCGAGTTTCCGATAAAAGCTGGACTCGGTTCAGATTCTCCAGCTCACGAGCGGCGGTTCGGATCGCTCGCGTGGTCTTGGATAGTTACAGGCTGAATCTCCCCGACGTGCGGTGGTTCGTGATGGGAGACGACGACACCGTCTTCTTCGCGGAGAACCTCGTCGAGGCTCTCTCGAAGTACGACCACGAGGAGATGTGGTACGTCGGCGGAAACTCGGAGAGCGTGGAGCAGGACGTGATGCACGACTACGACATGGCGTTCGGCGGCGGCGGGTTCGCGATCAGCCGCCCGCTCGCGGCGCGTTTGGCCGCCGCGATGGACGGGTGTCTGCAGCGGTATTTCTACTTCTACGGCTCGGATCAGAGGATCGCGGCTTGCGTTAGCGAGATTGGCGTTGCGTTCACCGAAGAACGCGGGTTTCACCAG CTTGACATAAGAGGAGATCCATACGGGTTTCTATCGGCGCATCCCCTCGCACCGCTTGTATCACTGCATCACCTCGAATACTTAGACCCATTATTCCCTAACAAAACCCCCATCGAGTCGTTACAAACCCTTGTGAAACCTTACACCTTAGACCCGCATAGAATACTCCAACAGATTAACTGCCATGACCACAAGCGTCAATGGTCCATATCCATCTCGTGGGGATACTCCATTCAGATATACACATACTTTTTAACCACTAAAGACCTGGAAACGCCGTTGCAGACTTTCAAAACCTGGCGGTCTTTTAGAGATGGGCCTTTCACGTTTAACACCCGGCCCTTGAAGCCTGACCCTTGTGAGCGTCCCGTCACTTATTTCATGGACGGAGCAGAGGATGCGAGGGGTAGTGGGACGAAAACTTGGTATAGCGTAGGGGATAAGAACTATGGTCATTGTGAAAAGAGTGAGCATACTCGGGTTAACAAAGTGAAGAGGATATTGGTGACTTCAATGAAGATGGATCCTGAGTATTGGAAAAAG gcACCAAGGAGACAGTGCTGCGAGTTGTTGGAAGGAGGAAATGAGAAAGAAATGTCAATAAGGATTAGGAAGTGTTCATCTTTGGAGATGATATAA
- the LOC106366899 gene encoding dnaJ homolog subfamily C member 2-like → MPSGRSDSAVKLITYSEELVDGKPFYEFSNSRPVKALNREPAGHAFHSAALKLLGCAEKPSAGEGSNKKVGDDDKEEEYSFPSFNPYANNKANKKKKKKPGAQQQQDHQQDHYALLGLRNLRYLATEDQIKKSYREAALKHHPDKQHAALLLAEETEEAKEAKKDEIDSRFRAIQEAYEVLMDPTKRKIFDSTDEFDDEDCSPQEFFKVFGPAFKRIAKLWAKASQRVPDLGDENTKLKDVEKFYSFWYGFKSLREFPDRGKHDLEKADSRQERRWMERENAKKTAKDRKEDDVRIRNLVDNAYRIDPRIAKREEEEEAKKQRKKEAKVMAEKKREEEAAEKEKMRKEEAKESAEKLKKEKEKERKLLLKERNRLRTLSAHVLAQRLLSKEDVENLCMSLNIQQLQSLCDTMGNKQGVELANVIKDHEANSKEKENEKANSKEKECEKANGGDDAEPTKLDNTQKKENEKADGDAEPTKLDNTRKKQPWSKEEIDKLRKGIIKYPKGISRRWEVISDYIGTGRTVEEVLKATKTVLLQKPDSAKAFDTFLEKRKPTVSIASPLSTREEELGESLPMANNGEASGSSDADGWSSVQERALVQALKTFTKETSQRWERVAAAVPGKTMVQCKKKFAELKELIRSKKAGV, encoded by the coding sequence ATGCCGAGCGGGAGAAGCGACTCTGCCGTTAAGCTAATTACATACTCTGAGGAGCTTGTGGATGGAAAACCATTCTACGAGTTTTCCAATTCTCGTCCCGTGAAGGCTTTGAACCGTGAACCTGCTGGTCACGCCTTCCACTCAGCTGCTCTCAAACTTCTTGGCTGTGCAGAGAAACCTAGCGCTGGTGAAGGTAGCAATAAGAAagttggtgatgatgataaagagGAGGAGTATTCTTTTCCTTCATTCAACCCTTATGCCAACAACAAAgcgaataagaagaagaagaagaagcctggTGCACAGCAACAACAAGACCACCAACAAGACCACTACGCGTTGTTGGGATTGAGAAACTTGAGGTATCTCGCAACAGAAGATCAGATAAAGAAAAGCTACCGCGAAGCCGCGTTGAAGCACCATCCTGACAAACAACACGCTGCTCTCCTTCTGGCAGAGGAGACGGAAGAGGCCAAGGAAGCTAAGAAAGATGAGATAGATTCTCGCTTCAGAGCGATTCAAGAAGCTTACGAGGTGCTGATGGATCCAACCAAGAGGAAAATATTTGACTCCACTGATGAGTTTGACGACGAGGATTGCTCGCCGCAAGAGTTTTTCAAGGTGTTTGGTCCAGCCTTTAAGAGAATTGCTAAGCTGTGGGCGAAGGCGAGTCAGCGTGTACCGGATTTGGGAGATGAGAACACAAAGCTCAAAGACGTTGAGAAGTTCTACAGCTTCTGGTACGGTTTCAagagtttgagagagtttccTGACAGAGGAAAGCATGATCTTGAGAAGGCAGATTCGCGCCAGGAGCGGAGGTGGATGGAGAGAGAGAATGCCAAAAAAACCGCAAAGGATAGGAAGGAGGACGACGTTCGAATCCGGAATCTAGTGGACAATGCGTATAGAATAGACCCCAGGATCGCGaaaagagaagaggaagaagaggccAAGAAGCAGCGGAAGAAAGAAGCGAAGGTTATGGCTGAGAAGAAGCGGGAAGAGGAAGCCGCCGAGAAAGAGAAGATGaggaaagaagaagcaaaagaatCCGCCGAAAAACtaaagaaagagaaggagaaagagaggaAACTCTTACTCAAAGAGCGTAACCGTCTTAGAACTCTCTCAGCTCATGTCCTGGCTCAGCGTCTCCTCTCCAAGGAAGATGTAGAGAATCTATGCATGTCACTAAACATCCAGCAGCTGCAGAGTCTATGTGATACGATGGGAAACAAACAAGGGGTAGAATTGGCAAATGTGATCAAAGATCACGAAGCCAACtctaaagagaaagaaaatgagAAAGCCAACTCTAAAGAGAAAGAATGTGAGAAAGCCAACGGTGGTGACGACGCAGAGCCTACTAAATTAGATAACACtcagaagaaagaaaatgagaaaGCGGACGGTGACGCAGAGCCTACTAAATTAGATAACACTCGGAAGAAGCAACCATGGAGCAAAGAAGAGATTGATAAGCTGAGAAAAGGAATAATAAAATACCCAAAGGGGATATCTAGGAGATGGGAGGTTATATCAGATTACATTGGTACAGGAAGAACCGTGGAGGAGGTTCTTAAAGCAACTAAGACCGTTCTTCTCCAGAAACCAGATTCTGCCAAGGCGTTTGACACATTcctggagaaaaggaaacctaCAGTTTCAATCGCGTCACCTCTCTCCACAAGAGAGGAGGAGCTTGGAGAATCTCTACCAATGGCAAACAATGGTGAAGCAAGTGGGAGTTCAGACGCAGATGGTTGGTCGAGCGTGCAAGAAAGAGCTTTGGTTCAAGCTTTGAAGACGTTTACTAAAGAGACGAGCCAAAGATGGGAGAGAGTAGCTGCGGCTGTTCCTGGTAAAACGATGGTTCAATGCAAGAAGAAGTTTGCTGAGCTTAAGGAACTCATCAGAAGCAAGAAAGCTGGAGTCTAA